A single window of Cottoperca gobio chromosome 9, fCotGob3.1, whole genome shotgun sequence DNA harbors:
- the LOC115013077 gene encoding RNA exonuclease 1 homolog isoform X2, translating to MFPSFGLFADINCPFSKRGLCERPHCLYKHATELRKTFGASYKSSIVDFAGVQNDYPVNDDTKDDCLQELERINKEIETVRHEVEQEQKRLSHYQTVQADSINTVPTCSVSKSETAGKRVDKGSYGLTSSTDFTKTYSRARKYVVDNSKPRTDLEYDPLSNFSAGLKSYSSSGKEQKVKNRQGLKRANNSVPCDQKKPVPCLSQLFPSPEPLDDSNEDSVLIIDIPPSPDKKRTRAQKSVDFVAGKSLQEEVEELEVKTAPILILNAEACKVTSPPASTIEENGVYSNCVAENNEDPINLYENKECENIQVDGSLVELTDGLQALQSASQTIAHYQASEFVVEKSYQPASSFFLDQQDLVEKEENLFQVEFQPQCEHPCSVKKMIPLQSHHFQPKNSLFYKASVANSDSPCIQHTKQPQIATEQPAQTRVSNQLFSSKYEPSVLPHSQKPSCKMPGQMQGKAAAHESYLEPAEPALDSGDCQDLHDSSASNLANGAESSSAYTEQFFVTEEKEKVIIIHSSSDDEDELNYSEMELSDSDPMEECYRIFMEANNEDKGDDQPDVSVGAMDEEKPKLNVKQALPGKKRVAHEVKHIEQPVAKSRPQPQVLVPLRGPAVSGFASQPSITSKIQQVQQRASMLTASVKGVQAFGSSSCQRMPETHSASFPSTQTPENLQPAPVQNAYMNYISLGTAVIGVGNNLHLILPEGTFPLPITSSQVTSVLTPISQVHTGTVAVRQIYHPPSLTPLQRYRTTAPVLIPAPARKPSLTSAFAAVHSSTTASAAPQAAVHPTLKLMPTKRKMKQQFEAAKEKVPRDIRQRYVNLFTEEFLKTTPNVNEAFEKALAEEKAVYNRSVNKLKYLSVAVNALKKLKNQSTVAAKDENEVNCQRSKGNIPLNLKKCKDDMALYESLMDYILTEEKLVEGNYPVQHPEKPGCAALFDDDRKCHADPLKRICCRCGATYSVSQTGKHIRKEECNYHYGKGVTKKVPGGVETRYSCCEGVMGAPGCQVFKLHVHDALSLDGFVSTVTRHPSDTSCPGVYSLDCEMCYTVHGLELSRVTVVNCSLQVVYDTFVRPDNEAIDYNTRFSGISEEDVKGNRTFLREVQETLLSFISADTILIGHGLETDLCALKLLHGTVVDTSVVFPHRLGPPHKLTLNNLNAEYLRRIIQESVCGHDTAEDSAACMELMLWKIKEDGKFKK from the exons ATGTTTCCCTCATTCGGTCTTTTTGCTGATATAAATTGTCCATTCTCAAAACGTGGGCTTTGTGAGCGGCCTCactgtttgtacaaacatgCCACAGAATTGCGGAAAACGTTTGGTGCCTCGTATAAATCATCGATAGTTGACTTTGCAG GAGTGCAAAATGACTATCCAGTGAATGACGATACCAAAGATGACTGTCtccaggagctggagaggatCAACAAGGAGATCGAAACTGTAAGGCACGAGGTGGAGCAGGAGCAAAAGCGACTGTCGCACTACCAGACAGTACAGGCAGACAGCATAAACACTGTGCCTACATGCTCTGTTTCCAAGTCTGAGACTGCAGGTAAACGTGTAGACAAAGGTTCCTATGGGCTGACTTCATCCACAGACTTTACAAAAACGTACTCCCGAGCAAGAAAGTACGTGGTTGACAACTCAAAACCAAGGACTGATTTGGAGTATGACCCTCTGTCCAACTTTTCTGCTGGCTTAAAGTCTTACAGCTCATCAGGTAAAGagcaaaaagtgaaaaatagacAAGGTTTGAAAAGGGCAAACAACTCTGTACCTTGTGACCAAAAGAAGCCAGTCCCATGTCTGTCTCAGCTTTTCCCATCTCCAGAGCCACTTGATGACTCTAATGAAGACAGCGTCCTGATCATTGACATTCCGCCCTCGCCTGACAAAAAGAGAACGAGAGCTCAGAAATCTGTTGATTTTGTTGCTGGCAAATCCCTCCAGGAAGAAGTGGAGGAATTAGAGGTCAAGACTGCTCCTATTTTAATTCTAAACGCTGAGGCGTGCAAAGTAACATCTCCACCTGCATCAACGATAGAAGAAAATGGAGTTTATAGTAATTGCGTAGCTGAAAACAATGAGGATCCCATTAATCTTTATGAGAACAAAGAATGTGAAAATATACAAGTTGATGGGAGTTTAGTTGAGTTAACTGACGGATTACAAGCCCTGCAAAGTGCAAGTCAGACAATTGCTCACTATCAGGCTTCTGAATTTGTAGTGGAGAAAAGTTATCAACCTGCTAGTTCTTTCTTCTTAGACCAGCAAGACCTGgttgaaaaggaagaaaaccTGTTCCAGGTTGAATTCCAACCTCAGTGTGAACACCCCTGTAGTGTTAAGAAAATGATTCCGCTGCAGTCGCATCATTTTCAACCAAAGAATTCCCTTTTTTATAAAGCTTCAGTGGCTAACTCGGACTCACCATGCATCCAACACACCAAGCAACCCCAGATAGCAACAGAGCAGCCAGCTCAGACCAGGGTTAGTAATCAATTGTTTTCCTCAAAATATGAACCATCAGTGCTGCCACACAGCCAGAAACCCTCATGCAAAATGCCAGGACAGATGCAGGGTAAAGCTGCTGCACATGAAAGCTACCTGGAGCCAGCAGAACCAGCTTTAGACAGTGGCGACTGTCAGGATCTGCACGATTCGTCGGCTTCAAATTTGGCAAACGGAGCTGAATCATCATCCGCATACACTGAACAGTTTTTTGTGacggaagagaaggagaaggttATAATCATTCATTCCAGCTCTGATGATGAAGACGAGCTCAACTATTCAGAAATGGAGCTGTCTGACAGTGACCCAATGGAGGAATGCTACAGGATCTTCATGGAGGCAAACAACGAGGATAAGGGTGATGATCAGCCTGACGTGTCT GTTGGAGCTATGGATGAGGAGAAGCCGAAGTTAAACGTCAAACAAGCATTGCCAGGAAAGAAGAGGGTGGCTCATGAAGTCAAACATATAGAG CAGCCAGTGGCTAAGAGCAGACCTCAGCCACAAGTGCTGGTTCCCCTACGTGGGCCTGCGGTGTCAGGATTTGCCTCCCAGCCCTCCATCACCTCAAAGATCCAGCAGGTACAGCAGAGAGCCTCCATGCTGACTGCTTCAGTTAAAGGTGTTCAGGCTTTTGGTTCCTCCAGCTGTCAAAGGATGCCAGAGACCCATAGTGCATCTTTTCCTTCAACTCAAACACCTGAGAACCTGCAGCCTGCTCCTGTGCAAAATG CTTACATGAACTACATATCTTTGGGAACCGCTGTGATCGGAGTGGGCAACAACTTGCACTTGATCCTCCCAGAAGGCACCTTCCCTCTGCCCATCACTTCCAGCCAAGTTACTTCAGTGCTAACCCCGATCAGTCAAGTGCACACGGGCACTGTCGCTGTCAGACAAATTTACCATCCACCTTCACTTACCCCCTTGCAAAGATACCGCACAACTGCACCTGTGCTCATTCCTGCACCGGCACGTAAACCTTCATTGACCTCTGCCTTTGCAGCGGTACATTCTAGTACAACCGCTTCCGCTGCTCCTCAAGCTGCTGTCCATCCTACTCTTAAG CTAATGCCTACTAAACGTAAGATGAAGCAGCAGTTTGAGGCCGCCAAAGAGAAAGTGCCCCGTGACATCAGACAGCGTTATGTCAACCTGTTTACAGAGGAGTTCCTCAAGACGACACCCAATGTTAATGAAGCCTTTGAAAAG GCACTTGCTGAAGAGAAAGCTGTGTATAATCGCAGTGTGAACAAACTCAAATATCTGAGTGTTGCAGTGAATGcactgaagaagctgaagaaccAAAGTACTGTTGCTGCTAAAG ATGAAAATGAAGTAAACTGCCAAAGATCCAAAGGCAACATTCCCCTTAATCTGAAGAAGTGTAAAG ATGATATGGCATTGTATGAGAGTTTGATGGACTACATTTTGACTGAGGAAAAGCTAGTTGAGGGCAACTATCCTGTCCAGCACCCAGAGAAACCTGGCTGTGCTGCTCTTTTCGATGACGATAGGAAGTGCCATGCAGACC CCCTCAAGAGGATCTGCTGTCGTTGTGGGGCTACGTACTCTGTGAGCCAAACGGGCAAACACATCCGTAAGGAGGAGTGTAATTACCACTATGGGAAAGGAGTTACGAAGAAAG TGCCAGGTGGAGTGGAGACCCGCTACAGCTGTTGTGAGGGAGTCATGGGAGCACCTGGATGTCAGGTGTTTAAG TTGCATGTCCATGATGCTCTCAGCCTGGATGGGTTTGTGTCGACCGTCACGAGACATCCCTCGGATACGAGCTGTCCTGGGGTCTACTCCTTGGATTGTGAAATG TGTTATACCGTTCATGGTCTGGAGCTGTCCAGAGTGACCGTGGTCAACTGTAGTCTGCAAGTTGTCTATGACACCTTCGTCAGACCTGATAATGAGGCCATTGACTATAACACCAG GTTTTCAGGCATCAGTGAGGAAGATGTGAAGGGTAACCGCACCTTCCTCAGAGAGGTGCAGGAGACCTTATTGAGCTTCATCAGCGCAGACACCATTCTGATTGGACATGGCCTTGAAACAGACCTCTGTGCCCTGAAG TTGCTCCATGGGACAGTGGTAGACACGTCAGTGGTCTTCCCCCACCGCCTGGGCCCCCCTCACAAGCTGACTCTCAACAACCTCAATGCTGAATACCTCAGGAGGATCATCCAAGAGAGTG TTTGTGGCCACGACACTGCAGAAGACTCTGCTGCCTGCATGGAGCTTATGTTATGGAAGATCAAAGAAGATggaaaatttaaaaaatga
- the LOC115013077 gene encoding RNA exonuclease 1 homolog isoform X3, with protein sequence MFPSFGLFADINCPFSKRGLCERPHCLYKHATELRKTFGASYKSSIVDFAGVQNDYPVNDDTKDDCLQELERINKEIETVRHEVEQEQKRLSHYQTVQADSINTVPTCSVSKSETAGKRVDKGSYGLTSSTDFTKTYSRARKYVVDNSKPRTDLEYDPLSNFSAGLKSYSSSGKEQKVKNRQGLKRANNSVPCDQKKPVPCLSQLFPSPEPLDDSNEDSVLIIDIPPSPDKKRTRAQKSVDFVAGKSLQEEVEELEVKTAPILILNAEACKVTSPPASTIEENGVYSNCVAENNEDPINLYENKECENIQVDGSLVELTDGLQALQSASQTIAHYQASEFVVEKSYQPASSFFLDQQDLVEKEENLFQVEFQPQCEHPCSVKKMIPLQSHHFQPKNSLFYKASVANSDSPCIQHTKQPQIATEQPAQTRVSNQLFSSKYEPSVLPHSQKPSCKMPGQMQGKAAAHESYLEPAEPALDSGDCQDLHDSSASNLANGAESSSAYTEQFFVTEEKEKVIIIHSSSDDEDELNYSEMELSDSDPMEECYRIFMEANNEDKGDDQPDVSVGAMDEEKPKLNVKQALPGKKRVAHEVKHIEPVAKSRPQPQVLVPLRGPAVSGFASQPSITSKIQQVQQRASMLTASVKGVQAFGSSSCQRMPETHSASFPSTQTPENLQPAPVQNAYMNYISLGTAVIGVGNNLHLILPEGTFPLPITSSQVTSVLTPISQVHTGTVAVRQIYHPPSLTPLQRYRTTAPVLIPAPARKPSLTSAFAAVHSSTTASAAPQAAVHPTLKLMPTKRKMKQQFEAAKEKVPRDIRQRYVNLFTEEFLKTTPNVNEAFEKALAEEKAVYNRSVNKLKYLSVAVNALKKLKNQSTVAAKDENEVNCQRSKGNIPLNLKKCKADDMALYESLMDYILTEEKLVEGNYPVQHPEKPGCAALFDDDRKCHADPLKRICCRCGATYSVSQTGKHIRKEECNYHYGKGVTKKVPGGVETRYSCCEGVMGAPGCQVFKLHVHDALSLDGFVSTVTRHPSDTSCPGVYSLDCEMCYTVHGLELSRVTVVNCSLQVVYDTFVRPDNEAIDYNTRFSGISEEDVKGNRTFLREVQETLLSFISADTILIGHGLETDLCALKLLHGTVVDTSVVFPHRLGPPHKLTLNNLNAEYLRRIIQESVCGHDTAEDSAACMELMLWKIKEDGKFKK encoded by the exons ATGTTTCCCTCATTCGGTCTTTTTGCTGATATAAATTGTCCATTCTCAAAACGTGGGCTTTGTGAGCGGCCTCactgtttgtacaaacatgCCACAGAATTGCGGAAAACGTTTGGTGCCTCGTATAAATCATCGATAGTTGACTTTGCAG GAGTGCAAAATGACTATCCAGTGAATGACGATACCAAAGATGACTGTCtccaggagctggagaggatCAACAAGGAGATCGAAACTGTAAGGCACGAGGTGGAGCAGGAGCAAAAGCGACTGTCGCACTACCAGACAGTACAGGCAGACAGCATAAACACTGTGCCTACATGCTCTGTTTCCAAGTCTGAGACTGCAGGTAAACGTGTAGACAAAGGTTCCTATGGGCTGACTTCATCCACAGACTTTACAAAAACGTACTCCCGAGCAAGAAAGTACGTGGTTGACAACTCAAAACCAAGGACTGATTTGGAGTATGACCCTCTGTCCAACTTTTCTGCTGGCTTAAAGTCTTACAGCTCATCAGGTAAAGagcaaaaagtgaaaaatagacAAGGTTTGAAAAGGGCAAACAACTCTGTACCTTGTGACCAAAAGAAGCCAGTCCCATGTCTGTCTCAGCTTTTCCCATCTCCAGAGCCACTTGATGACTCTAATGAAGACAGCGTCCTGATCATTGACATTCCGCCCTCGCCTGACAAAAAGAGAACGAGAGCTCAGAAATCTGTTGATTTTGTTGCTGGCAAATCCCTCCAGGAAGAAGTGGAGGAATTAGAGGTCAAGACTGCTCCTATTTTAATTCTAAACGCTGAGGCGTGCAAAGTAACATCTCCACCTGCATCAACGATAGAAGAAAATGGAGTTTATAGTAATTGCGTAGCTGAAAACAATGAGGATCCCATTAATCTTTATGAGAACAAAGAATGTGAAAATATACAAGTTGATGGGAGTTTAGTTGAGTTAACTGACGGATTACAAGCCCTGCAAAGTGCAAGTCAGACAATTGCTCACTATCAGGCTTCTGAATTTGTAGTGGAGAAAAGTTATCAACCTGCTAGTTCTTTCTTCTTAGACCAGCAAGACCTGgttgaaaaggaagaaaaccTGTTCCAGGTTGAATTCCAACCTCAGTGTGAACACCCCTGTAGTGTTAAGAAAATGATTCCGCTGCAGTCGCATCATTTTCAACCAAAGAATTCCCTTTTTTATAAAGCTTCAGTGGCTAACTCGGACTCACCATGCATCCAACACACCAAGCAACCCCAGATAGCAACAGAGCAGCCAGCTCAGACCAGGGTTAGTAATCAATTGTTTTCCTCAAAATATGAACCATCAGTGCTGCCACACAGCCAGAAACCCTCATGCAAAATGCCAGGACAGATGCAGGGTAAAGCTGCTGCACATGAAAGCTACCTGGAGCCAGCAGAACCAGCTTTAGACAGTGGCGACTGTCAGGATCTGCACGATTCGTCGGCTTCAAATTTGGCAAACGGAGCTGAATCATCATCCGCATACACTGAACAGTTTTTTGTGacggaagagaaggagaaggttATAATCATTCATTCCAGCTCTGATGATGAAGACGAGCTCAACTATTCAGAAATGGAGCTGTCTGACAGTGACCCAATGGAGGAATGCTACAGGATCTTCATGGAGGCAAACAACGAGGATAAGGGTGATGATCAGCCTGACGTGTCT GTTGGAGCTATGGATGAGGAGAAGCCGAAGTTAAACGTCAAACAAGCATTGCCAGGAAAGAAGAGGGTGGCTCATGAAGTCAAACATATAGAG CCAGTGGCTAAGAGCAGACCTCAGCCACAAGTGCTGGTTCCCCTACGTGGGCCTGCGGTGTCAGGATTTGCCTCCCAGCCCTCCATCACCTCAAAGATCCAGCAGGTACAGCAGAGAGCCTCCATGCTGACTGCTTCAGTTAAAGGTGTTCAGGCTTTTGGTTCCTCCAGCTGTCAAAGGATGCCAGAGACCCATAGTGCATCTTTTCCTTCAACTCAAACACCTGAGAACCTGCAGCCTGCTCCTGTGCAAAATG CTTACATGAACTACATATCTTTGGGAACCGCTGTGATCGGAGTGGGCAACAACTTGCACTTGATCCTCCCAGAAGGCACCTTCCCTCTGCCCATCACTTCCAGCCAAGTTACTTCAGTGCTAACCCCGATCAGTCAAGTGCACACGGGCACTGTCGCTGTCAGACAAATTTACCATCCACCTTCACTTACCCCCTTGCAAAGATACCGCACAACTGCACCTGTGCTCATTCCTGCACCGGCACGTAAACCTTCATTGACCTCTGCCTTTGCAGCGGTACATTCTAGTACAACCGCTTCCGCTGCTCCTCAAGCTGCTGTCCATCCTACTCTTAAG CTAATGCCTACTAAACGTAAGATGAAGCAGCAGTTTGAGGCCGCCAAAGAGAAAGTGCCCCGTGACATCAGACAGCGTTATGTCAACCTGTTTACAGAGGAGTTCCTCAAGACGACACCCAATGTTAATGAAGCCTTTGAAAAG GCACTTGCTGAAGAGAAAGCTGTGTATAATCGCAGTGTGAACAAACTCAAATATCTGAGTGTTGCAGTGAATGcactgaagaagctgaagaaccAAAGTACTGTTGCTGCTAAAG ATGAAAATGAAGTAAACTGCCAAAGATCCAAAGGCAACATTCCCCTTAATCTGAAGAAGTGTAAAG CAGATGATATGGCATTGTATGAGAGTTTGATGGACTACATTTTGACTGAGGAAAAGCTAGTTGAGGGCAACTATCCTGTCCAGCACCCAGAGAAACCTGGCTGTGCTGCTCTTTTCGATGACGATAGGAAGTGCCATGCAGACC CCCTCAAGAGGATCTGCTGTCGTTGTGGGGCTACGTACTCTGTGAGCCAAACGGGCAAACACATCCGTAAGGAGGAGTGTAATTACCACTATGGGAAAGGAGTTACGAAGAAAG TGCCAGGTGGAGTGGAGACCCGCTACAGCTGTTGTGAGGGAGTCATGGGAGCACCTGGATGTCAGGTGTTTAAG TTGCATGTCCATGATGCTCTCAGCCTGGATGGGTTTGTGTCGACCGTCACGAGACATCCCTCGGATACGAGCTGTCCTGGGGTCTACTCCTTGGATTGTGAAATG TGTTATACCGTTCATGGTCTGGAGCTGTCCAGAGTGACCGTGGTCAACTGTAGTCTGCAAGTTGTCTATGACACCTTCGTCAGACCTGATAATGAGGCCATTGACTATAACACCAG GTTTTCAGGCATCAGTGAGGAAGATGTGAAGGGTAACCGCACCTTCCTCAGAGAGGTGCAGGAGACCTTATTGAGCTTCATCAGCGCAGACACCATTCTGATTGGACATGGCCTTGAAACAGACCTCTGTGCCCTGAAG TTGCTCCATGGGACAGTGGTAGACACGTCAGTGGTCTTCCCCCACCGCCTGGGCCCCCCTCACAAGCTGACTCTCAACAACCTCAATGCTGAATACCTCAGGAGGATCATCCAAGAGAGTG TTTGTGGCCACGACACTGCAGAAGACTCTGCTGCCTGCATGGAGCTTATGTTATGGAAGATCAAAGAAGATggaaaatttaaaaaatga
- the LOC115013077 gene encoding RNA exonuclease 1 homolog isoform X5 gives MFPSFGLFADINCPFSKRGLCERPHCLYKHATELRKTFGASYKSSIVDFAGVQNDYPVNDDTKDDCLQELERINKEIETVRHEVEQEQKRLSHYQTVQADSINTVPTCSVSKSETAGKRVDKGSYGLTSSTDFTKTYSRARKYVVDNSKPRTDLEYDPLSNFSAGLKSYSSSGKEQKVKNRQGLKRANNSVPCDQKKPVPCLSQLFPSPEPLDDSNEDSVLIIDIPPSPDKKRTRAQKSVDFVAGKSLQEEVEELEVKTAPILILNAEACKVTSPPASTIEENGVYSNCVAENNEDPINLYENKECENIQVDGSLVELTDGLQALQSASQTIAHYQASEFVVEKSYQPASSFFLDQQDLVEKEENLFQVEFQPQCEHPCSVKKMIPLQSHHFQPKNSLFYKASVANSDSPCIQHTKQPQIATEQPAQTRVSNQLFSSKYEPSVLPHSQKPSCKMPGQMQGKAAAHESYLEPAEPALDSGDCQDLHDSSASNLANGAESSSAYTEQFFVTEEKEKVIIIHSSSDDEDELNYSEMELSDSDPMEECYRIFMEANNEDKGDDQPDVSVGAMDEEKPKLNVKQALPGKKRVAHEVKHIEQPVAKSRPQPQVLVPLRGPAVSGFASQPSITSKIQQVQQRASMLTASVKGVQAFGSSSCQRMPETHSASFPSTQTPENLQPAPVQNAYMNYISLGTAVIGVGNNLHLILPEGTFPLPITSSQVTSVLTPISQVHTGTVAVRQIYHPPSLTPLQRYRTTAPVLIPAPARKPSLTSAFAAVHSSTTASAAPQAAVHPTLKLMPTKRKMKQQFEAAKEKVPRDIRQRYVNLFTEEFLKTTPNVNEAFEKALAEEKAVYNRSVNKLKYLSVAVNALKKLKNQSTVAAKDENEVNCQRSKGNIPLNLKKCKADDMALYESLMDYILTEEKLVEGNYPVQHPEKPGCAALFDDDRKCHADPLKRICCRCGATYSVSQTGKHIRKEECNYHYGKGVTKKVPGGVETRYSCCEGVMGAPGCQVFKLHVHDALSLDGFVSTVTRHPSDTSCPGVYSLDCEMCYTVHGLELSRVTVVNCSLQVVYDTFVRPDNEAIDYNTRFSGISEEDVKGNRTFLREVQETLLSFISADTILIGHGLETDLCALKISSSLL, from the exons ATGTTTCCCTCATTCGGTCTTTTTGCTGATATAAATTGTCCATTCTCAAAACGTGGGCTTTGTGAGCGGCCTCactgtttgtacaaacatgCCACAGAATTGCGGAAAACGTTTGGTGCCTCGTATAAATCATCGATAGTTGACTTTGCAG GAGTGCAAAATGACTATCCAGTGAATGACGATACCAAAGATGACTGTCtccaggagctggagaggatCAACAAGGAGATCGAAACTGTAAGGCACGAGGTGGAGCAGGAGCAAAAGCGACTGTCGCACTACCAGACAGTACAGGCAGACAGCATAAACACTGTGCCTACATGCTCTGTTTCCAAGTCTGAGACTGCAGGTAAACGTGTAGACAAAGGTTCCTATGGGCTGACTTCATCCACAGACTTTACAAAAACGTACTCCCGAGCAAGAAAGTACGTGGTTGACAACTCAAAACCAAGGACTGATTTGGAGTATGACCCTCTGTCCAACTTTTCTGCTGGCTTAAAGTCTTACAGCTCATCAGGTAAAGagcaaaaagtgaaaaatagacAAGGTTTGAAAAGGGCAAACAACTCTGTACCTTGTGACCAAAAGAAGCCAGTCCCATGTCTGTCTCAGCTTTTCCCATCTCCAGAGCCACTTGATGACTCTAATGAAGACAGCGTCCTGATCATTGACATTCCGCCCTCGCCTGACAAAAAGAGAACGAGAGCTCAGAAATCTGTTGATTTTGTTGCTGGCAAATCCCTCCAGGAAGAAGTGGAGGAATTAGAGGTCAAGACTGCTCCTATTTTAATTCTAAACGCTGAGGCGTGCAAAGTAACATCTCCACCTGCATCAACGATAGAAGAAAATGGAGTTTATAGTAATTGCGTAGCTGAAAACAATGAGGATCCCATTAATCTTTATGAGAACAAAGAATGTGAAAATATACAAGTTGATGGGAGTTTAGTTGAGTTAACTGACGGATTACAAGCCCTGCAAAGTGCAAGTCAGACAATTGCTCACTATCAGGCTTCTGAATTTGTAGTGGAGAAAAGTTATCAACCTGCTAGTTCTTTCTTCTTAGACCAGCAAGACCTGgttgaaaaggaagaaaaccTGTTCCAGGTTGAATTCCAACCTCAGTGTGAACACCCCTGTAGTGTTAAGAAAATGATTCCGCTGCAGTCGCATCATTTTCAACCAAAGAATTCCCTTTTTTATAAAGCTTCAGTGGCTAACTCGGACTCACCATGCATCCAACACACCAAGCAACCCCAGATAGCAACAGAGCAGCCAGCTCAGACCAGGGTTAGTAATCAATTGTTTTCCTCAAAATATGAACCATCAGTGCTGCCACACAGCCAGAAACCCTCATGCAAAATGCCAGGACAGATGCAGGGTAAAGCTGCTGCACATGAAAGCTACCTGGAGCCAGCAGAACCAGCTTTAGACAGTGGCGACTGTCAGGATCTGCACGATTCGTCGGCTTCAAATTTGGCAAACGGAGCTGAATCATCATCCGCATACACTGAACAGTTTTTTGTGacggaagagaaggagaaggttATAATCATTCATTCCAGCTCTGATGATGAAGACGAGCTCAACTATTCAGAAATGGAGCTGTCTGACAGTGACCCAATGGAGGAATGCTACAGGATCTTCATGGAGGCAAACAACGAGGATAAGGGTGATGATCAGCCTGACGTGTCT GTTGGAGCTATGGATGAGGAGAAGCCGAAGTTAAACGTCAAACAAGCATTGCCAGGAAAGAAGAGGGTGGCTCATGAAGTCAAACATATAGAG CAGCCAGTGGCTAAGAGCAGACCTCAGCCACAAGTGCTGGTTCCCCTACGTGGGCCTGCGGTGTCAGGATTTGCCTCCCAGCCCTCCATCACCTCAAAGATCCAGCAGGTACAGCAGAGAGCCTCCATGCTGACTGCTTCAGTTAAAGGTGTTCAGGCTTTTGGTTCCTCCAGCTGTCAAAGGATGCCAGAGACCCATAGTGCATCTTTTCCTTCAACTCAAACACCTGAGAACCTGCAGCCTGCTCCTGTGCAAAATG CTTACATGAACTACATATCTTTGGGAACCGCTGTGATCGGAGTGGGCAACAACTTGCACTTGATCCTCCCAGAAGGCACCTTCCCTCTGCCCATCACTTCCAGCCAAGTTACTTCAGTGCTAACCCCGATCAGTCAAGTGCACACGGGCACTGTCGCTGTCAGACAAATTTACCATCCACCTTCACTTACCCCCTTGCAAAGATACCGCACAACTGCACCTGTGCTCATTCCTGCACCGGCACGTAAACCTTCATTGACCTCTGCCTTTGCAGCGGTACATTCTAGTACAACCGCTTCCGCTGCTCCTCAAGCTGCTGTCCATCCTACTCTTAAG CTAATGCCTACTAAACGTAAGATGAAGCAGCAGTTTGAGGCCGCCAAAGAGAAAGTGCCCCGTGACATCAGACAGCGTTATGTCAACCTGTTTACAGAGGAGTTCCTCAAGACGACACCCAATGTTAATGAAGCCTTTGAAAAG GCACTTGCTGAAGAGAAAGCTGTGTATAATCGCAGTGTGAACAAACTCAAATATCTGAGTGTTGCAGTGAATGcactgaagaagctgaagaaccAAAGTACTGTTGCTGCTAAAG ATGAAAATGAAGTAAACTGCCAAAGATCCAAAGGCAACATTCCCCTTAATCTGAAGAAGTGTAAAG CAGATGATATGGCATTGTATGAGAGTTTGATGGACTACATTTTGACTGAGGAAAAGCTAGTTGAGGGCAACTATCCTGTCCAGCACCCAGAGAAACCTGGCTGTGCTGCTCTTTTCGATGACGATAGGAAGTGCCATGCAGACC CCCTCAAGAGGATCTGCTGTCGTTGTGGGGCTACGTACTCTGTGAGCCAAACGGGCAAACACATCCGTAAGGAGGAGTGTAATTACCACTATGGGAAAGGAGTTACGAAGAAAG TGCCAGGTGGAGTGGAGACCCGCTACAGCTGTTGTGAGGGAGTCATGGGAGCACCTGGATGTCAGGTGTTTAAG TTGCATGTCCATGATGCTCTCAGCCTGGATGGGTTTGTGTCGACCGTCACGAGACATCCCTCGGATACGAGCTGTCCTGGGGTCTACTCCTTGGATTGTGAAATG TGTTATACCGTTCATGGTCTGGAGCTGTCCAGAGTGACCGTGGTCAACTGTAGTCTGCAAGTTGTCTATGACACCTTCGTCAGACCTGATAATGAGGCCATTGACTATAACACCAG GTTTTCAGGCATCAGTGAGGAAGATGTGAAGGGTAACCGCACCTTCCTCAGAGAGGTGCAGGAGACCTTATTGAGCTTCATCAGCGCAGACACCATTCTGATTGGACATGGCCTTGAAACAGACCTCTGTGCCCTGAAG ATATCTTCCTCTTTGCTGTAG